One window from the genome of Cryptomeria japonica chromosome 6, Sugi_1.0, whole genome shotgun sequence encodes:
- the LOC131037548 gene encoding putative pentatricopeptide repeat-containing protein At5g06400, mitochondrial, with protein sequence MNFQRRFMLRRFLGAARVFQLPRQIPFLITGSHRYPNIRAFDIVCFDYRQCSAFGFRHLKQGISLSKTLAISEGTEKKGTENEDVHVDRIISILRDNDPMLPIEELLANSGIHFTPEIVDNVLKRCYKVRHLGFRFFHWVKQQPGYKPTSDAYNVLISMAGEARDFSSMKRLMEEMDEDLCPKTVKTWTIVISQYGKANLAAEALGAFEEMEKLGNILDKTAHDVIISILCKGKNIGLACGLHKKMVSKNWIPDLSTYRILMTCLCEQGCLRRAQALGDEMWTIAHLPRKEVYSYLLESYCKADRIDQAHAIIDEIKQRRILSEPEIFCVLIEGSCRIGKMRGAVDLVKAMKQRNCIVDENIYGLLVEGYLKARRLEKAFKVLKIMKREAFIPTVSNYTSLIRYLFSVNKSEEAIRVFEEMQSCGHGPDLMASTEMIAGVLSQGYIAQAWELFNTLKEKGIEPGWKTYSIFIKGLCKAARPEEACKLLTEMRARTIYPGEKSFRRVVASLENEGKQDRVIEVMNLKKSFELVLQKKDVETSTNPIDFEHDHPIKVDDKRLHKSIDNDRLHTDSDALPLESDWEQSPPGQDFEARCLLERDYVESDFQKILKILRNCKERCSMEEALQESKVVFTPSFVDAILESCQRHGNVALRFFSWVGQQSGYNHTTETFNMAIKIAGSAKDFKYMRSLLEAMDRENCPVTADTWTVILIQYGRAGLTNLALKKFEEMKADKCKPNLSTYKFLITFLCGRKGRNIPEAIKKFQEMLRAGFMPDKSLCGLFFTCLCENNQLIEARKYVDDLQRRGYFTNQIIYSILLNSYCRAGKISEALELAGEMKNKGCRIDEYVYGSLIPGFLRVGQLNEALETLESMRRAGYSPTVHIYTSLIVYFFREKKSKEAFSMYENMKKDGCEATVITYSTLIRGYMNEGFESKAWDIFNLMKRKGPAPDFQTYTTFINCLCRSGESKKALNLLYEMMKTGIYPSARNFKTVFFGFNREGKEQEAHSVLQAKWAMSRRRKA encoded by the coding sequence ATGAATTTCCAAAGGAGATTCATGCTGAGGCGCTTCCTGGGTGCTGCAAGAGTTTTTCAGCTTCCTCGCCAAATTCCATTCCTGATCACAGGTAGCCATCGTTACCCAAATATAAGAGCTTTTGATATTGTTTGTTTTGATTATAGACAATGCTCTGCTTTTGGCTTTAGGCATCTTAAACAAGGCATTTCTTTATCGAAAACCTTAGCAATCAGTGAGGGGACTGAGAAAAAAGGAACTGAAAATGAAGATGTCCATGTTGATAGAATTATAAGCATCCTTAGAGATAATGACCCCATGCTCCCTATTGAAGAGTTGCTGGCAAACAGCGGCATTCATTTTACCCCAGAGATTGTAGATAATGTTTTGAAGAGGTGCTACAAAGTGAGGCATTTGGGATTTAGATTCTTCCACTGGGTCAAGCAGCAACCTGGTTACAAACCCACTTCTGATGCATACAATGTATTGATCTCCATGGCTGGCGAGGCCAGGGATTTTAGCTCTATGAAACGTTTGATGGAAGAAATGGATGAAGATTTATGCCCTAAAACAGTTAAAACTTGGACTATAGTGATATCCCAATATGGGAAGGCTAATTTGGCCGCAGAAGCTCTTGGGGCCTTTGAGGAGATGGAGAAGTTAGGTAATATACTTGATAAAACAGCACATGATGTGATTATCAGCATTCTTTGCAAAGGGAAAAACATTGGGCTTGCTTGTGGGCTTCACAAGAAAATGGTCTCTAAAAATTGGATCCCTGATTTATCAACATACAGGATACTTATGACGTGTTTGTGTGAGCAAGGTTGTCTCCGAAGAGCGCAAGCTTTGGGGGATGAGATGTGGACGATTGCTCATCTTCCTAGAAAGGAAGTTTATTCTTATCTTTTGGAGAGTTATTGTAAAGCTGATAGAATTGATCAAGCCCATGCAATAATTGATGAGATTAAGCAGAGAAGGATTTTGTCGGAGCCTGAGATTTTCTGTGTGCTCATTGAAGGTTCCTGCAGAATAGGAAAAATGCGTGGTGCAGTCGACTTAGTCAAGGCTATGAAGCAGCGGAATTGTATTGTCGATGAGAATATCTATGGCCTCCTTGTTGAGGGTTACTTGAAAGCAAGACGATTGGAGAAAGCATTTAAAGTGCTCAAAATTATGAAAAGAGAAGCTTTCATTCCTACTGTTTCCAACTATACCTCATTGATTCGGTATCTTTTTAGTGTGAATAAATCTGAGGAGGCCATCAGGGTCTTCGAGGAAATGCAGAGTTGTGGTCATGGACCTGATCTCATGGCAAGCACTGAAATGATAGCTGGGGTATTGAGTCAGGGCTATATTGCTCAAGCATGGGAGCTTTTCAATACCTTGAAAGAGAAGGGCATTGAACCAGGCTGGAAAACctattctatattcattaaagGGCTTTGCAAAGCTGCAAGACCAGAGGAAGCTTGCAAGCTCTTGACTGAGATGAGGGCAAGAACCATTTATCCGGGTGAGAAGAGTTTTCGAAGGGTTGTTGCCTCTTTAGAAAATGAAGGGAAGCAAGACAGGGTGATTGAAGTGATGAATTTGAAAAAATCATTTGAGCTTGTTCTCCAAAAAAAGGATGTTGAAACAAGTACCAATCCGATTGATTTCGAACATGACCATCCTATAAAAGTGGATGACAAGAGGCTCCATAAATCGATAGACAACGATAGGCTCCATACAGATAGTGATGCTTTGCCACTTGAAAGTGATTGGGAACAAAGCCCGCCCGGTCAAGATTTCGAGGCAAGATGCCTGTTGGAAAGAGATTATGTAGAATCTGATTTTCAGAAAATACTTAAAATTCTTCGTAATTGTAAGGAAAGATGCTCCATGGAAGAGGCATTACAAGAAAGCAAGGTGGTCTTTACCCCATCTTTTGTTGATGCAATTTTGGAAAGCTGTCAGAGACATGGAAATGTTGCATTAAGGTTTTTCTCTTGGGTAGGGCAGCAGTCTGGTTACAATCATACCACTGAAACTTTCAATATGGCCATCAAAATTGCAGGCAGTGCAAAAGACTTCAAGTATATGAGAAGTCTTTTAGAAGCCATGGATAGAGAAAATTGCCCTGTTACAGCTGACACATGGACCGTCATACTGATCCAGTATGGAAGAGCAGGCTTGACAAATCTTGCTTTAAAGAAATTTGAAGAGATGAAAGCTGATAAATGCAAGCCTAATTTAAGTACATATAAATTTCTCATCACATTTCTTTGTGGAAGGAAAGGAAGAAATATACCGGAAGCCATCAAAAAGTTTCAAGAGATGCTACGTGCAGGGTTTATGCCAGATAAATCCCTTTGTGGTCTTTTTTTTACATGTTTGTGTGAGAACAACCAATTGATTGAGGCTCGTAAATATGTTGATGATCTGCAGAGAAGGGGTTATTTCACAAATCAGATAATTTATTCAATTCTTTTAAATAGTTATTGCAGGGCAGGCAAAATCTCAGAGGCCTTAGAGCTGGCGGGTGAAATGAAAAATAAAGGGTGTAGGATTGATGAATACGTATATGGTAGCCTTATACCTGGTTTTTTAAGAGTGGGTCAATTGAATGAGGCATTGGAAACGTTGGAGAGTATGAGGCGTGCTGGTTATTCACCTACTGTTCATATCTATACATCTCTGATTGTTTATTTCTTTAGAGAGAAAAAATCAAAAGAAGCCTTTTCAATGTATGAGAACATGAAAAAGGATGGCTGCGAGGCGACTGTTATTACATATTCAACACTTATCCGAGGGTATATGAATGAAGGCTTCGAGTCTAAGGCTTGGGATATATTCAATTTAATGAAGAGAAAAGGACCTGCACCAGATTTTCAAACTTACACTACATTCATTAATTGCCTTTGTAGATCTGGTGAATCAAAAAAGGCCTTGAACCTTTTGTATGAAATGATGAAAACTGGAATTTACCCCAGTGCTAGGAACTTCAAAACTGTGTTTTTTGGTTTTAACAGAGAAGGAAAGGAACAGGAAGCTCATAGTGTGCTTCAAGCTAAATGGGCCATGTCAAGGAGAAGAAAAGCTTAG